In Prochlorococcus marinus XMU1411, one genomic interval encodes:
- a CDS encoding ArsR/SmtB family transcription factor produces MLEQLKKIDSDQFIGIMESLSDPIRINILELMMGGEICVCDIVKVTGLSQSKISYHIKILKDSGLISDRQEGRWVYYKLDLEVLSDIKNWMGNLIQSSSSKRSCE; encoded by the coding sequence TTGTTAGAACAACTTAAAAAGATTGATAGTGATCAATTTATTGGGATAATGGAGTCCCTCTCAGATCCGATTAGAATAAATATTCTTGAATTAATGATGGGTGGAGAGATATGTGTTTGCGACATAGTTAAAGTAACTGGATTATCTCAATCTAAAATTTCCTATCATATAAAAATCCTTAAGGATTCAGGTCTTATCTCTGATAGACAAGAAGGTAGATGGGTTTACTACAAATTAGATTTGGAAGTATTATCAGATATTAAAAATTGGATGGGTAATTTAATTCAGTCATCATCAAGCAAAAGGTCTTGTGAATAA
- a CDS encoding ArsJ-associated glyceraldehyde-3-phosphate dehydrogenase codes for MKIGINGFGRIGRLVLRILWERKDIEITHINEINGDSLTASHLLEFDSVHGKWNKKIASNDNEIIIEDKKISFTSIKNYLDVPWNKSSVDLVLECTGKNKAPKELNPYFDSLGIKKVIVACPVKGIVGGEQALNIVYGINQALYKPEKHKLITAASCTTNCLAPIVKVVNENFSIKHGVITTIHDVTNTQSPVDFYKSDLRRARGCMQSLIPTTTGSANAIAEIFPELEGKLNGHAVRVPLLNASLTDIVFELNKEVTEEQVNNEFKKASETYLKGILGYEERPLVSADYLNDCRSSIIDGLSTMVVNSNLLKIYAWYDNEWGYSCRLADLTSYVIEKENKF; via the coding sequence ATGAAAATTGGAATTAACGGATTTGGAAGAATTGGCAGGTTAGTTTTAAGAATTTTATGGGAAAGAAAAGATATTGAAATAACTCATATAAATGAAATTAATGGGGATTCTTTAACTGCATCTCATTTACTAGAGTTTGATTCTGTTCATGGTAAATGGAATAAAAAAATAGCTTCGAATGACAACGAAATAATAATTGAAGATAAAAAAATTTCCTTTACATCAATAAAGAACTATCTTGATGTTCCATGGAATAAATCTTCGGTTGATCTTGTTTTAGAATGTACAGGTAAAAACAAAGCTCCTAAAGAATTAAATCCATACTTTGATTCTCTTGGAATAAAAAAAGTAATAGTTGCTTGTCCTGTGAAAGGAATTGTGGGAGGGGAACAAGCACTTAATATTGTTTATGGAATTAATCAAGCCCTTTATAAACCTGAAAAACATAAATTAATTACAGCAGCATCCTGTACTACAAATTGCTTGGCTCCCATCGTAAAAGTTGTTAATGAAAATTTCTCAATTAAACATGGGGTTATAACAACTATTCATGACGTTACAAATACACAATCTCCAGTAGATTTTTACAAAAGTGACTTAAGAAGAGCAAGAGGATGCATGCAAAGCTTAATACCTACTACAACTGGATCAGCTAATGCGATTGCTGAAATTTTCCCTGAATTAGAAGGAAAACTAAATGGTCATGCAGTAAGGGTTCCACTTCTAAACGCCTCATTAACCGATATAGTTTTTGAATTAAATAAGGAAGTAACTGAAGAGCAAGTAAATAATGAATTTAAAAAAGCATCTGAAACATACTTAAAAGGTATTCTTGGATACGAGGAGAGACCCTTAGTATCCGCTGATTACTTAAATGACTGTAGAAGTTCAATAATTGATGGGCTTTCAACGATGGTTGTAAATTCTAATTTATTAAAGATTTATGCCTGGTATGACAATGAATGGGGTTATAGTTGCAGGCTTGCAGATCTTACTTCTTATGTAATTGAGAAAGAAAATAAATTTTAG
- the arsJ gene encoding organoarsenical effux MFS transporter ArsJ produces the protein MKLSSLQQYSVVTANYWAFTLTDGALRILVVGHFHELGYSTLQIALLFLFYEFFGIITNLFGGWIGARYGLRLTLWIGTILQILALFMLIPVKENWSIIFSVSYVMLAQALSGVAKDLNKMSAKSAVKSIVPDSEENNQNSQKQLFKWVSILTGSKNALKGVGFFLGGLLYKLLGFNNAVGIMGLGLCFAFFLTLCLPKDSGKMKRKPIFKDLYSKSKGINILSSARFFLFGARDVWFVVALPVFLDISFGWDYLEIGLFLGGWIIIYGFFQVLAPLLRKVWGKNNSPTKTTVQFWGLILTVIPLFIAGALNGDKSLGPVIVIGLIIFGFIFAMNSSTHSYLILAYSDNEKVSLNVGYYYMANAAGRLFGTLLSGLLFMLGKNATIGMQYCLYTSSILIFIAWLTSSKLPSYSSNSFN, from the coding sequence ATGAAGTTATCTAGCCTTCAACAATATAGTGTCGTTACCGCAAACTATTGGGCATTTACTCTTACTGACGGTGCATTGAGAATACTAGTTGTTGGTCATTTTCATGAACTTGGTTATTCAACTCTGCAAATTGCTTTACTTTTTCTTTTCTATGAATTTTTTGGAATAATTACAAATCTTTTTGGAGGATGGATAGGGGCAAGATATGGGTTGAGACTTACTTTATGGATAGGAACGATTCTGCAAATTCTTGCTCTTTTCATGCTGATTCCAGTCAAAGAGAATTGGTCAATAATCTTTAGCGTCTCATACGTTATGTTAGCCCAAGCACTTAGTGGGGTAGCAAAAGATTTAAATAAAATGAGTGCAAAAAGTGCCGTTAAATCAATAGTTCCAGATTCAGAAGAGAATAATCAAAATAGTCAAAAACAATTATTTAAGTGGGTTTCAATTTTAACAGGATCTAAAAATGCACTTAAGGGTGTTGGTTTCTTCCTAGGGGGTCTCTTATACAAGCTATTGGGCTTTAATAATGCAGTTGGAATAATGGGTTTAGGTCTATGCTTCGCATTCTTTTTAACTTTATGTCTTCCTAAAGATTCAGGGAAAATGAAAAGAAAGCCAATTTTTAAAGACCTTTATTCAAAGTCTAAAGGTATTAATATTCTTTCAAGTGCAAGGTTTTTCTTATTTGGTGCAAGAGATGTCTGGTTTGTAGTAGCTCTTCCAGTATTTTTAGACATTTCTTTTGGATGGGATTATTTAGAAATAGGGCTGTTCTTGGGTGGATGGATAATAATCTATGGTTTCTTTCAAGTATTAGCTCCATTACTAAGAAAAGTATGGGGGAAAAATAATAGCCCAACAAAAACTACCGTTCAATTTTGGGGACTTATCTTGACGGTTATTCCTTTATTTATTGCAGGAGCATTAAACGGTGATAAATCATTAGGTCCTGTAATTGTTATTGGATTAATAATATTCGGCTTTATTTTTGCAATGAATTCATCTACTCATTCCTACTTGATTTTGGCTTATTCAGATAATGAGAAAGTAAGTTTAAATGTTGGTTATTACTATATGGCTAATGCAGCAGGAAGATTATTTGGAACCCTACTATCGGGCTTATTATTTATGCTCGGTAAAAATGCCACTATTGGTATGCAGTATTGTTTATATACTTCATCTATTTTGATTTTTATTGCTTGGCTTACTAGTTCTAAACTACCTTCCTATTCTTCCAACAGCTTCAATTGA
- the pstS gene encoding phosphate ABC transporter substrate-binding protein PstS produces MSIFKKTLILSSAISLMLSPSAIASKRLSGAGASFPSKIYTRWFFDLAKSGGPRVNYQAVGSGSGRKAFIDETVNFGASDDPMKDSDIKKVTRGLVQIPMVGGTIAFGYNYDCDLKLTQEQAVQVAMGMIKNWKELGCKSGKLTWAHRSDGSGTTKAFTNSMEAFSKTWNLGTGKSVKWPSGVGAKGNSGVAGVIQNTPGAIGYVNQSYIKGNVKAAALQNLSGEFVTPNTESGAIALNGITLDKNLAGKNPNPIAKGAYPIATLTWILAYETGNGRNTKAIQDTFYKLLSDEYQDKAPALGFVPLKGEILKKSIEAVGRIGR; encoded by the coding sequence ATGAGTATTTTCAAAAAAACTCTCATTTTATCTTCTGCAATTTCATTAATGCTTTCTCCATCTGCGATTGCTTCAAAAAGATTGAGTGGTGCTGGTGCATCATTCCCTTCGAAGATTTATACTAGGTGGTTTTTTGACTTAGCTAAATCTGGAGGCCCTAGAGTTAATTATCAAGCAGTAGGTTCTGGATCTGGAAGAAAAGCTTTCATAGATGAAACTGTTAATTTTGGAGCCTCTGACGATCCAATGAAAGATTCTGATATAAAAAAAGTTACTAGAGGACTTGTTCAAATACCGATGGTAGGTGGAACAATTGCGTTTGGATATAACTACGATTGCGACTTGAAACTAACACAAGAACAAGCTGTTCAAGTAGCAATGGGAATGATTAAAAATTGGAAGGAATTAGGATGTAAGTCAGGTAAATTAACTTGGGCCCATCGTTCTGATGGCTCAGGCACGACTAAAGCTTTTACAAATTCTATGGAGGCTTTCTCTAAAACCTGGAATCTAGGTACTGGTAAATCTGTTAAATGGCCTTCGGGAGTTGGAGCAAAAGGGAATTCTGGTGTTGCAGGTGTTATTCAAAACACTCCTGGCGCAATCGGTTATGTAAACCAGTCATATATTAAAGGCAATGTTAAAGCTGCTGCACTTCAAAACCTATCTGGTGAATTCGTTACCCCTAATACTGAATCAGGCGCGATAGCTTTAAATGGAATAACTCTTGATAAGAACTTGGCTGGTAAAAATCCAAACCCCATTGCTAAAGGAGCTTATCCAATAGCAACCTTAACTTGGATACTTGCTTATGAAACAGGCAATGGAAGGAATACTAAGGCAATTCAAGATACATTCTATAAATTGCTCAGCGATGAATACCAAGATAAAGCTCCTGCCTTGGGTTTCGTTCCCTTGAAAGGTGAAATTTTAAAAAAATCAATTGAAGCTGTTGGAAGAATAGGAAGGTAG